The following proteins are co-located in the Clavibacter capsici genome:
- a CDS encoding NADP-dependent isocitrate dehydrogenase gives MEKIKVEGTVVELDGDEMTRIIWQSIKDTLIHPYLDIDLEYYDLGIEKRDETDDQITVDAANAIKKHGVGVKCATITPDEARVEEFGLKKMWRSPNGTIRNILGGTIFREPIIISNIPRLVPGWNKPIIVGRHAFGDQYRATDFRFEGEGTLTMTFTPKDGSEPQQFEVFQSPGSGVAMGMYNLDDSIRDFARASLSYGLARNYPVYLSTKNTILKAYDGRFKDLFQEVFEAEYKEQFDAAGLTYEHRLIDDMVAASLKWEGGYVWACKNYDGDVQSDTVAQGFGSLGLMTSVLTTPDGKVVEAEAAHGTVTRHYRQHQQGKPTSTNPIASIYAWTRGLAHRAKLDGNDALATFADTLEDVVITTVESGKMTKDLALLVGPDQPYQTTEEFLASLADNLQARLA, from the coding sequence GTGGAGAAGATCAAGGTAGAGGGGACCGTCGTCGAGCTCGACGGCGACGAGATGACGCGCATCATCTGGCAGTCCATCAAGGACACGCTCATCCACCCGTACCTCGACATCGACCTCGAGTACTACGACCTGGGCATCGAGAAGCGCGACGAGACCGACGACCAGATCACCGTCGACGCGGCCAACGCCATCAAGAAGCACGGCGTCGGCGTCAAGTGCGCCACGATCACGCCCGACGAGGCGCGCGTCGAGGAGTTCGGCCTGAAGAAGATGTGGCGCTCGCCGAACGGCACCATCCGCAACATCCTGGGCGGCACGATCTTCCGCGAGCCCATCATCATCAGCAACATCCCGCGCCTCGTGCCCGGCTGGAACAAGCCGATCATCGTCGGCCGCCACGCGTTCGGCGACCAGTACCGCGCCACCGACTTCCGCTTCGAGGGCGAGGGCACGCTCACGATGACCTTCACGCCGAAGGACGGCTCGGAGCCGCAGCAGTTCGAGGTGTTCCAGAGCCCCGGATCCGGCGTCGCGATGGGCATGTACAACCTCGACGACTCGATCCGCGACTTCGCGCGCGCGTCGCTCTCCTACGGCCTCGCCCGGAACTACCCGGTGTACCTCTCCACGAAGAACACGATCCTCAAGGCCTACGACGGCCGCTTCAAGGACCTGTTCCAGGAGGTCTTCGAGGCCGAGTACAAGGAGCAGTTCGACGCCGCGGGCCTCACCTACGAGCACCGCCTCATCGACGACATGGTCGCCGCCTCGCTCAAGTGGGAGGGCGGCTACGTCTGGGCCTGCAAGAACTACGACGGCGACGTGCAGTCCGACACCGTGGCCCAGGGCTTCGGCTCGCTCGGCCTCATGACGAGCGTGCTCACCACCCCCGACGGCAAGGTCGTCGAGGCGGAGGCCGCGCACGGCACGGTCACGCGCCACTACCGCCAGCACCAGCAGGGCAAGCCCACGTCGACGAACCCCATCGCGTCGATCTACGCCTGGACGCGCGGCCTCGCGCACCGCGCCAAGCTCGACGGCAACGACGCGCTCGCGACGTTCGCGGACACCCTCGAGGACGTCGTCATCACGACGGTCGAGAGCGGCAAGATGACGAAGGACCTCGCGCTCCTCGTCGGACCGGACCAGCCGTACCAGACGACCGAGGAGTTCCTCGCGTCGCTCGCGGACAACCTGCAGGCGCGCCTGGCCTGA
- a CDS encoding GNAT family N-acetyltransferase, with amino-acid sequence MSDMRLEELSARTIVAANTLTLKPGQENYVAPVSHSIAEAYVNPTTAWPRVVIEDEEVVGFIMGNFDPEAHEEIFRSCIWRINVDADAQGHGVGRFAVLSLADEARSRGFDRLTVVWEPGEDGPEEFFTHVGFEVIGETQYGEAIGALAL; translated from the coding sequence ATGAGCGACATGAGACTCGAAGAGCTGAGCGCCCGCACGATCGTGGCGGCCAACACGCTGACGCTCAAGCCGGGGCAGGAGAACTACGTCGCCCCCGTGTCGCACTCCATCGCCGAGGCGTACGTCAACCCCACCACCGCCTGGCCCCGCGTCGTGATCGAGGACGAGGAGGTCGTCGGCTTCATCATGGGCAACTTCGATCCCGAGGCCCACGAGGAGATCTTCCGCAGCTGCATCTGGCGCATCAACGTCGACGCGGACGCGCAGGGCCACGGCGTCGGCCGCTTCGCCGTGCTCTCCCTCGCCGACGAGGCCCGCTCGCGCGGCTTCGACCGCCTCACCGTGGTGTGGGAGCCGGGCGAGGACGGCCCGGAGGAGTTCTTCACGCACGTGGGCTTCGAGGTCATCGGCGAGACGCAGTACGGCGAGGCCATCGGCGCGCTGGCGCTCTAG
- a CDS encoding MGMT family protein, with the protein MAVFATPGEFTDRVLEVVAEIPSGRVMTYGDVAAVFGRRGARAVGMVMRYHGSGLPWWRVLRAGGHPPTGLADEARPRYEAEGTPLVAAPTDAGYRVDLEAARWFP; encoded by the coding sequence GTGGCCGTCTTCGCGACGCCCGGCGAGTTCACCGACCGCGTCCTCGAGGTCGTGGCCGAGATCCCGTCGGGTCGCGTCATGACCTACGGCGACGTCGCGGCCGTCTTCGGCCGCCGCGGCGCCCGCGCCGTCGGCATGGTGATGCGCTACCACGGCTCCGGCCTCCCCTGGTGGCGCGTCCTCCGGGCGGGCGGGCACCCCCCGACCGGCTTGGCCGACGAGGCGCGGCCCCGCTACGAGGCGGAGGGGACGCCGCTCGTCGCGGCGCCGACCGACGCGGGGTACCGGGTCGACCTCGAGGCGGCGCGCTGGTTCCCGTGA